The Faecalibacterium prausnitzii genome includes a window with the following:
- a CDS encoding peptide ABC transporter substrate-binding protein, with protein MKHRFRLAAAVLTALLFLTLTGCGSGSNSFTWFVDTIPANLDPQVASAASDVIACENLYSGLVRKDPDGQLEPALCERWEVSADRKTYTFYLKDGLTYTAAKGTAADCAITAEDFVFAFRRMFRAATNSPYAVEFSALENSAEVLAGQLPESALGVSASGPLTLVFRLSSPDENFLSKLTLPGAMPCDEAFFNSTRGTYGLTAKTTLSSGPFYLYNWTSGGLFLRREPSGTCIDSLRLVQNTNNADQSAIELINSEKCSAAVDDTGSTTSLSSISYSDTTWSLLFNCNTIFSSTELRQALAGVARDAAEVPSTELFATADSLIPAGLNVDGMNYRDTVGDVSPAAVDVKALYLAARQGMANSDFNKITLMLPAGCGLNEAAETINGAWQKELSLFFSIEEVDEETFRKRLAEGDYTIALAPVSAESGSVYNTLAQFTPAGGGLTGYSNALYATQLEASTHANGSTRCRLLGECERQLLSDCVVVPLFSQQKRLLIASGVKNLIFDPFGPVLDLTYATKE; from the coding sequence TTGAAACACCGTTTCCGCCTGGCCGCCGCGGTTCTGACGGCCCTTCTATTCCTGACCCTGACCGGCTGCGGTTCAGGCTCCAACAGCTTTACCTGGTTCGTGGACACCATCCCCGCGAACCTTGACCCGCAGGTGGCTTCGGCTGCGTCGGACGTCATCGCCTGCGAGAACCTTTACAGCGGCCTTGTCCGCAAAGACCCGGACGGCCAGCTGGAACCTGCCCTGTGCGAACGGTGGGAGGTCTCCGCCGACCGGAAGACCTATACCTTTTATCTGAAGGACGGCCTGACCTACACGGCTGCCAAGGGCACGGCTGCAGACTGCGCCATCACGGCGGAGGATTTCGTCTTCGCCTTCCGGCGGATGTTCCGCGCTGCCACGAACTCCCCCTACGCCGTGGAGTTTTCGGCCCTTGAGAACAGCGCCGAAGTATTGGCCGGGCAATTGCCGGAAAGCGCCCTCGGTGTTTCGGCCAGCGGGCCGCTGACGCTGGTGTTCCGCCTGAGCAGCCCGGACGAGAATTTTCTCTCCAAGCTGACGCTGCCCGGCGCGATGCCCTGCGACGAGGCGTTTTTCAACTCCACCCGCGGCACCTACGGCCTCACCGCCAAGACCACCCTTTCCAGCGGGCCGTTCTACCTCTACAACTGGACGTCCGGCGGCTTGTTCCTGCGGCGGGAGCCTTCCGGCACCTGCATCGACAGCCTGCGCCTGGTCCAGAACACCAACAACGCCGACCAGTCGGCCATTGAGCTCATCAACAGCGAAAAGTGCTCGGCTGCGGTGGACGACACCGGCAGCACCACCTCGCTGTCCTCCATCTCCTACTCCGACACCACCTGGAGCCTGCTGTTCAACTGCAATACGATCTTTTCCTCCACCGAGCTGCGGCAGGCGCTGGCCGGGGTGGCGCGGGACGCCGCCGAGGTGCCCTCCACCGAGCTGTTTGCCACAGCGGACAGCCTCATCCCCGCCGGGCTGAATGTAGACGGCATGAACTACCGCGACACCGTGGGAGACGTCTCCCCCGCCGCCGTGGATGTCAAGGCGCTCTACCTTGCCGCGCGGCAGGGCATGGCAAACTCCGACTTCAATAAAATCACCCTGATGCTCCCCGCCGGGTGCGGCCTGAACGAGGCCGCCGAGACCATCAACGGGGCCTGGCAGAAGGAGCTTTCCCTCTTCTTCTCCATCGAGGAGGTGGACGAGGAGACCTTCCGCAAGCGCCTGGCCGAGGGAGATTATACCATCGCGCTGGCCCCCGTCAGCGCTGAGAGCGGCAGCGTATACAACACGCTGGCCCAGTTCACCCCCGCAGGCGGCGGGCTGACCGGCTATTCCAACGCCTTGTACGCCACCCAGCTGGAAGCCAGCACCCATGCCAACGGTTCCACCCGCTGCCGCCTGCTGGGCGAATGCGAACGCCAGCTGCTCAGCGACTGCGTCGTGGTCCCCCTCTTCTCCCAGCAGAAGCGTCTGCTGATCGCTTCGGGCGTCAAAAACCTCATCTTTGACCCCTTTGGCCCGGTGCTCGACCTGACGTATGCCACAAAGGAATAA
- a CDS encoding thiamine diphosphokinase, with the protein MSRCVIISACPVSPELKRLLRPDDLIIACDAGYRNCAPLGCKPDIIVGDFDTAPCPEQQDDVIVLPHVKDDTDTEYAAKLASEKGCSEVLLLGALGGRRLEHTLANLCTGLGLEQRGVRATLQDERSRITFVRPGEERTYPKAEFFYVSVFPLEGRAEGVCERGSYYELTDAVLTAGYPLGVSNEYAEGSDCITISTRKGALVVVETLPDTPILR; encoded by the coding sequence ATGTCACGCTGTGTGATCATATCTGCCTGCCCGGTCTCGCCGGAACTGAAGCGCCTGCTGCGGCCCGATGATCTCATCATCGCCTGCGACGCGGGCTACCGCAACTGTGCGCCGCTGGGCTGCAAACCGGACATCATCGTCGGCGACTTTGACACCGCGCCCTGCCCGGAGCAGCAGGATGACGTCATCGTCCTGCCCCATGTCAAGGACGACACCGACACCGAATATGCGGCGAAACTTGCCTCCGAAAAAGGCTGCTCCGAGGTGCTGCTGCTGGGCGCGCTGGGCGGCAGACGGCTGGAACACACCCTTGCGAACCTCTGCACTGGTCTGGGGCTGGAGCAGCGGGGCGTGCGCGCCACGCTGCAAGATGAGCGCAGCCGCATCACCTTCGTCCGCCCCGGCGAGGAGCGCACCTACCCGAAGGCGGAGTTCTTCTATGTATCCGTCTTCCCGCTGGAGGGCCGGGCCGAGGGCGTCTGTGAGCGCGGCTCCTACTATGAGCTGACGGATGCCGTCCTCACGGCAGGGTATCCGCTGGGCGTCAGCAACGAGTACGCCGAAGGCTCGGATTGCATCACCATCTCCACCCGCAAGGGGGCGCTGGTCGTGGTTGAGACCCTGCCGGATACGCCCATCCTGCGCTGA